One segment of Candidatus Dormiibacterota bacterium DNA contains the following:
- a CDS encoding GNAT family N-acetyltransferase, whose translation MIRRFRLGDEIALARVFQRSVSSIAPTKYRDDQVAAWLQSGPTSDELRDRMRSREAFVAEDDGVLVGWIDLLPSGHIDMLYCIPERSRGGIADMLYVEVEKRARAMGISRLHSEASIFAEAFFKRHGWRVDERELVVRLGVTIARARMSVALER comes from the coding sequence ATGATTCGACGATTCCGCCTTGGTGACGAAATAGCGTTGGCGCGCGTATTTCAGCGCTCTGTTTCCAGTATCGCGCCCACAAAGTATCGTGATGATCAGGTCGCTGCATGGCTTCAAAGCGGCCCCACCAGCGACGAACTGCGCGACCGAATGAGGAGTCGAGAGGCGTTCGTCGCGGAGGACGACGGTGTGTTAGTTGGCTGGATCGATCTTCTCCCTAGCGGCCATATTGACATGTTGTATTGCATCCCAGAGCGTTCTCGGGGAGGCATTGCCGATATGCTCTATGTCGAAGTAGAGAAGCGAGCGCGAGCGATGGGAATATCGCGACTCCATTCGGAGGCGAGCATCTTCGCCGAGGCGTTTTTTAAGCGTCACGGATGGAGGGTGGATGAGCGCGAGCTCGTGGTTCGCCTTGGCGTAACCATAGCGCGGGCGCGCATGTCCGTCGCGCTGGAACGATAA
- a CDS encoding Fic family protein — protein MPFVLAPGHRLVGETRSGYWIEIPSRFEPYRAFVPKPLPPHPALSLTMEDTELASRAGRSLGRLDGVAEIFPDIDIFLSVWLLKEAVYSSQIEGTQSLLSDLLMFEVDQHAEAIDDLRETANYAAAVKAGLDGLKTLPLSLRLLRDAHERLLQSGRGSEQQPGAMRTSQNWIGGTRPGAARYVPPPPEYLADVISDLDKFLNDIPERTPLLIKAALAHAQFETIHPFLDGNGRVGRLLIVLLLCADGALRRPLLYISLFFKRHRDEYYELLQRVRTDGDWESWIRFFLEAVEVTAEEAVASARSAMALFTIDERRIREGMGAASGSALHVLRAMQVSPIANGALLERKTGLSKPTVNTAVQSLIGLNILRELTGKRRNRMFGYDGYLTILQEEKLQA, from the coding sequence TTGCCTTTCGTCCTTGCGCCCGGCCACCGCCTGGTCGGCGAGACGCGATCCGGCTACTGGATCGAGATTCCTTCCCGGTTTGAACCCTATAGGGCCTTCGTCCCAAAGCCATTACCGCCGCATCCCGCGCTCTCTTTGACTATGGAGGATACCGAGTTAGCCAGCCGCGCCGGCCGCTCTCTTGGTCGGCTCGACGGCGTGGCCGAGATATTTCCCGACATCGACATCTTCCTGTCGGTGTGGCTCCTCAAGGAGGCTGTATACTCATCGCAGATCGAGGGAACGCAATCGTTGCTTTCCGATCTCCTCATGTTCGAAGTCGACCAGCATGCAGAGGCGATCGATGACCTACGTGAAACCGCAAACTATGCGGCGGCGGTGAAGGCTGGGCTTGATGGCCTGAAGACGCTGCCGCTATCTCTGCGGCTACTCCGCGACGCGCACGAGCGATTGTTGCAGAGTGGTCGCGGCAGCGAACAACAACCCGGCGCGATGCGCACCTCGCAGAACTGGATTGGCGGCACCCGGCCTGGCGCGGCGCGTTACGTTCCACCGCCTCCAGAATATCTCGCTGACGTAATTTCCGACCTGGACAAATTTTTGAACGATATACCCGAGCGCACACCGTTGCTCATCAAGGCTGCTCTCGCGCACGCACAATTTGAAACTATTCACCCGTTCCTCGATGGCAACGGCCGCGTGGGGCGTTTACTCATCGTGCTACTACTCTGCGCAGATGGTGCGCTACGGCGCCCGCTTTTATATATCAGCTTGTTTTTCAAACGACATCGCGACGAATATTATGAGCTACTCCAGCGCGTTCGCACCGATGGTGATTGGGAGAGCTGGATTCGCTTCTTCTTGGAGGCTGTAGAGGTAACCGCGGAGGAGGCGGTCGCAAGCGCGCGTAGTGCGATGGCGTTATTCACCATTGATGAAAGGCGAATTCGCGAAGGTATGGGCGCCGCGAGCGGATCCGCGTTGCACGTATTGCGCGCGATGCAAGTGTCCCCAATTGCTAACGGTGCGCTGCTTGAACGGAAAACGGGTCTTTCGAAGCCTACGGTTAACACGGCGGTGCAGTCGCTGATAGGTCTCAATATTTTGCGAGAGCTTACGGGAAAACGGCGAAACCGCATGTTCGGCTACGATGGATACCTCACGATCTTACAGGAAGAAAAACTCCAGGCATAA
- a CDS encoding S1 RNA-binding domain-containing protein, whose product MSTTEIAPAQLEEEEDQLALEQRLYEESLKVLDEGQVLNGMIVQKDKDELLVDVGGKSEGVLPFRELSLAIDPKGLKVGDSLEVMIHRIDEMDGTLFLSERRARALKTWEKVIEAHEQDEVIEATVTQVVKGGVLVDLGMRGFVPASQIRRQPVGNLDELVGQRLRLKVIDLDHKRHRVVLSQRLVLEEELQAKKQELLDTLEIGQIREGVVVRLADFGAFVDLGGIDGLIHNSELSYARIKHPSEVVKIGDVVQVEIMKFDPEAKKVSLSLKHALPDPWDQHAGQLVEANKMTAQVVKVTPNYLLVEIVPGILAMVPKGEFDPSAQFSPGQEVEVTLLTINEATRRITASIQHVADIPPEEIEALAIDEELVTPPSGTTPAVGTIGDALGAHAVAAAEASLAETAAEEPVAETAPAAEAPPVAETAPAE is encoded by the coding sequence ATCTCTACGACTGAAATCGCTCCCGCTCAACTCGAAGAAGAAGAGGATCAACTCGCACTCGAGCAGCGTCTCTATGAAGAGTCGCTCAAAGTTCTCGATGAAGGCCAAGTTCTGAACGGCATGATCGTTCAGAAGGATAAGGACGAATTGCTCGTCGACGTCGGCGGCAAATCGGAAGGCGTCCTTCCGTTCCGCGAGCTTTCGCTCGCGATCGATCCCAAAGGCCTCAAAGTCGGTGACTCGCTCGAAGTGATGATCCATCGCATCGACGAGATGGACGGAACCCTCTTCCTCTCGGAGCGCCGCGCGCGCGCGCTCAAGACGTGGGAGAAAGTCATCGAGGCACACGAACAAGACGAAGTGATCGAAGCTACGGTCACGCAAGTCGTCAAGGGCGGCGTCTTGGTGGATCTCGGCATGCGCGGCTTCGTGCCGGCATCGCAGATTCGTCGCCAACCGGTCGGCAATCTCGATGAACTCGTCGGGCAGCGTCTGCGGCTCAAAGTGATCGATCTCGATCACAAACGCCATCGCGTCGTGCTCTCGCAACGCTTGGTTCTCGAAGAAGAACTCCAGGCCAAGAAGCAAGAGCTGCTCGACACGTTGGAAATCGGACAGATTCGCGAAGGCGTCGTCGTACGTCTTGCGGACTTCGGTGCGTTCGTGGACCTCGGCGGCATCGATGGTTTGATTCACAACAGCGAATTGAGCTACGCCCGCATTAAGCATCCGTCGGAAGTCGTCAAGATCGGCGACGTGGTGCAGGTCGAGATCATGAAGTTCGACCCCGAAGCCAAGAAGGTGAGTCTCTCGCTCAAGCATGCGTTGCCGGATCCATGGGATCAGCACGCCGGCCAGCTCGTCGAAGCCAACAAGATGACGGCGCAAGTCGTCAAGGTGACGCCGAACTACCTGCTGGTCGAAATCGTCCCGGGCATCCTCGCGATGGTCCCCAAAGGCGAGTTCGATCCGAGCGCACAGTTCAGCCCCGGCCAAGAGGTTGAGGTAACGCTGCTCACCATCAACGAAGCGACGCGCCGCATCACCGCATCGATCCAGCACGTGGCGGACATTCCGCCCGAAGAGATCGAAGCGTTAGCGATCGACGAAGAGTTGGTAACGCCTCCCAGCGGCACCACGCCGGCCGTCGGCACGATCGGCGACGCCCTCGGGGCGCACGCCGTAGCCGCCGCCGAAGCTTCGCTCGCGGAGACCGCCGCCGAAGAACCCGTCGCGGAGACGGCCCCGGCCGCAGAGGCGCCTCCCGTCGCAGAGACCGCTCCAGCCGAGTAA
- a CDS encoding amidohydrolase family protein — translation MSKLSAGVTTVIIGNCGRGSQQSVDATLRAIAHERPTLNVGMLHGLAAVPSAGDVRDACEQGAFGISDDRRVARDTPGAQAALAAALVEAREAGRPLYAAHLRDYGTGVEDALDEALDGARHAEVALLCEHLGARDRARGSAHRLLERIDRARASGTPAYADCYPYVATWDYLRDLLPPQLHVLPDARLRETLNDPAFAATLALALTARVGDRWAHITIASVPGEEWMDLCGESIEDIARARRLSPARAAVEILRAAGGAVRTFDRSLDEDDVATILAAEFTTIGSCAPSYALDTGVYGMAHPRAFGTFARIFGRYVRGRRAFDAIEAVRKMTSLPARIFGLRERGTIEPGAYADIVVFDAETIADTATYARPASLSVGIEHVLVNGQVAMSRGELTNERAGEALRAGG, via the coding sequence TGTCAAAACTTTCTGCCGGCGTCACGACCGTCATTATCGGAAATTGTGGGAGAGGTTCGCAGCAAAGTGTGGATGCGACGCTGCGTGCGATCGCGCACGAACGCCCCACGCTCAACGTCGGTATGCTACACGGCCTCGCTGCGGTACCCAGCGCCGGCGACGTGCGCGACGCCTGCGAGCAGGGCGCCTTCGGCATCAGCGACGACCGGCGCGTCGCACGCGATACGCCGGGCGCGCAGGCGGCGTTGGCGGCGGCGCTCGTCGAAGCACGCGAGGCCGGGCGCCCGCTCTATGCGGCGCACCTGCGCGATTATGGAACCGGCGTCGAGGATGCTCTGGACGAGGCGCTGGACGGCGCGCGGCACGCCGAGGTGGCGTTGCTGTGCGAACACCTGGGCGCGCGCGACCGTGCGCGCGGCTCCGCGCACCGGCTGCTCGAGCGTATCGACCGCGCGCGCGCAAGCGGAACGCCGGCGTACGCCGATTGCTACCCGTATGTCGCGACGTGGGATTATCTGCGCGATCTGCTGCCGCCGCAGCTCCACGTGCTTCCGGATGCGCGATTGCGCGAGACGTTGAACGACCCGGCGTTTGCCGCCACGCTCGCGCTCGCGCTTACCGCGCGCGTCGGCGACCGGTGGGCACACATCACGATTGCGTCCGTTCCCGGCGAAGAGTGGATGGATCTGTGCGGTGAAAGCATCGAGGACATCGCACGCGCGCGCCGTCTTTCGCCCGCGCGCGCCGCGGTAGAGATACTGCGCGCGGCCGGCGGTGCGGTACGCACGTTCGACCGTTCGCTCGACGAGGACGACGTTGCGACGATTCTCGCCGCGGAGTTTACCACGATCGGTTCGTGCGCGCCCAGCTACGCGCTCGATACCGGCGTTTACGGGATGGCGCACCCGCGCGCATTTGGGACGTTCGCGCGCATCTTCGGCCGGTACGTGCGCGGGCGACGAGCGTTCGATGCGATTGAAGCGGTGCGGAAAATGACCAGCCTCCCCGCACGCATTTTTGGCCTGCGCGAGCGCGGCACGATCGAACCCGGTGCCTATGCGGACATCGTCGTGTTCGATGCCGAAACGATTGCGGATACGGCAACGTACGCGCGCCCCGCTTCGTTATCGGTGGGAATCGAGCACGTACTAGTCAACGGACAAGTGGCGATGAGCCGGGGCGAATTGACGAACGAACGCGCCGGAGAGGCCTTGCGTGCGGGAGGATAA
- a CDS encoding PAS domain S-box protein — protein sequence MKNTPQTRGDRGTVELVELLEFAIEQANDGIAIMKFTGQPDIPIRIVYANETIERLSGFSREELLDPSSPFLKIQPQNRALYEALFIDVRSGKPVQFEVELGGKNRSTWTEIRWSPLRYGRGEVTHYVAVLRDISQRRQAQAERERLYRAVEQARGAVSIFEFPEGDPKRRYLAYANDALCELMKVPRERLMAEGIAGNLCEEDPALIDRCIAEVSCGATFLHEQLIRRGDGERRWIQVALSGLPGESGRTERISVTYVDIDDRKRSEERLASFQSSLSQSPDFIVLTDAKRPSEGGPKITYANPAFSAFVGLNSEQVAGGTLVDFLSPGNDAKTITGIVSQLERHQDISHELLLRRRDDGSDLWIELTGYHLRDSGGRAISWFFIGKDIGARKHGYPQTPRLMGAIALADEPIVIYDVVKPLELQVRHANERAKALDGLLLEKLLQDPRGRERIESAWPALQSGRSVSRLLRVAPGDPRRWVTLELRPITMRSGLPSSIVAIEHAVKLPHDEQSDDIDTALALSREILRYDDVDSRRDAFLEVLRREWDATGFFSRAHHDADLVMRAKDLSGYVVLPRGVLFERSVAVDFSWPVILPPRRLTALRIFMETLARSD from the coding sequence ATGAAGAATACACCGCAGACTCGGGGTGACCGCGGTACGGTAGAACTCGTCGAGCTGCTCGAATTTGCGATCGAGCAAGCCAACGACGGCATCGCCATCATGAAGTTTACCGGGCAGCCCGATATTCCAATCCGCATCGTCTACGCCAACGAAACCATCGAACGCCTGAGCGGCTTCTCGCGCGAAGAGCTCCTCGACCCCTCCAGTCCCTTTCTTAAAATTCAGCCGCAGAACCGAGCGCTATACGAAGCGCTCTTTATCGACGTCCGTTCCGGGAAGCCGGTGCAATTCGAGGTTGAGCTCGGCGGGAAGAATCGCTCCACCTGGACGGAGATTCGCTGGTCGCCGCTACGCTATGGCCGCGGCGAAGTAACGCATTACGTCGCGGTACTGCGCGATATCTCCCAGCGCCGCCAGGCGCAAGCGGAACGCGAACGGCTCTACCGCGCTGTCGAGCAAGCGCGGGGCGCCGTCTCCATTTTCGAGTTTCCCGAAGGCGACCCGAAGCGCCGATACCTCGCATACGCGAACGACGCACTCTGCGAATTGATGAAGGTGCCGCGCGAAAGGCTCATGGCCGAGGGAATAGCGGGAAATCTCTGTGAAGAGGACCCGGCGTTAATCGATCGGTGCATCGCGGAGGTCTCATGCGGCGCGACGTTCCTGCACGAGCAACTCATACGGCGTGGCGACGGCGAACGGCGCTGGATCCAGGTCGCCCTATCGGGCCTCCCCGGCGAGTCCGGCCGCACGGAACGTATCTCGGTCACCTACGTGGATATCGACGATCGTAAACGCAGCGAAGAACGACTCGCTTCCTTTCAGTCGAGTCTCTCGCAGTCGCCGGATTTTATCGTTCTCACCGACGCAAAACGCCCGTCGGAAGGCGGCCCGAAAATCACGTACGCAAACCCGGCCTTTTCCGCATTCGTCGGCCTTAATTCCGAGCAGGTGGCGGGCGGAACGCTCGTCGATTTTCTTAGTCCGGGCAACGACGCGAAAACGATTACGGGCATCGTCTCGCAACTGGAACGCCACCAGGACATCTCGCACGAGTTGCTGTTACGCCGTCGCGATGATGGCAGCGATCTGTGGATCGAGCTGACCGGCTATCACCTGCGCGATAGCGGCGGCAGGGCCATTTCGTGGTTCTTCATCGGCAAGGACATCGGCGCGCGCAAACACGGCTATCCGCAAACCCCGCGGCTGATGGGCGCGATCGCTCTCGCGGACGAGCCGATCGTCATATACGACGTGGTGAAACCGCTGGAACTACAGGTACGGCACGCCAACGAACGCGCAAAGGCGCTCGACGGCTTGCTGCTTGAGAAACTGCTGCAAGATCCACGAGGGCGCGAGCGGATCGAAAGCGCGTGGCCCGCACTGCAGAGTGGACGAAGCGTCAGTCGATTGCTCCGCGTCGCTCCGGGCGATCCGCGCCGATGGGTGACGCTCGAATTGCGACCGATAACGATGCGAAGCGGCCTCCCGTCCTCGATCGTTGCCATCGAACACGCGGTGAAGCTGCCTCACGACGAGCAATCGGACGATATCGACACGGCGCTCGCCTTAAGTCGCGAAATTCTACGCTACGACGACGTGGACTCGCGACGCGATGCGTTTCTCGAGGTTCTTCGCCGCGAGTGGGACGCGACCGGATTCTTTAGTCGCGCCCATCACGACGCCGACCTCGTCATGCGCGCCAAAGATCTCAGCGGCTACGTTGTTTTACCTCGAGGCGTACTTTTCGAGCGATCGGTCGCGGTGGACTTTTCATGGCCGGTCATCCTTCCGCCACGGCGCCTGACCGCGTTACGGATTTTCATGGAAACCCTCGCTCGCTCCGACTGA
- the mutM gene encoding bifunctional DNA-formamidopyrimidine glycosylase/DNA-(apurinic or apyrimidinic site) lyase: MPELPEVETIARGLAQRIVGKTIASVEVRLPKIAVAPEGVDFARALRGERIVGVSRRAKYAILELSSGRSLVTSLRMTGRLVAQESGAPSYRGTHIVLRFSDRSRLDFADLRTFGRMRLVEPGEPWDERLGTEPLSPGFTPEGFIGMLAGRTTPIKALLLDQQRIAGIGNIYACEALWEAGIRPSRPAKALTKAAIRRLHHAIVDVLSRAIDMRGTSVDDYVDADGLEGGFQNVLSVYGKLGEPCPRCASPIVRTVLAQRGTWWCRSCQR, encoded by the coding sequence GTGCCCGAACTCCCTGAAGTCGAGACGATCGCCCGCGGCCTAGCCCAGCGCATCGTCGGCAAAACCATCGCCTCGGTCGAGGTTCGGCTCCCGAAAATTGCGGTTGCGCCCGAAGGCGTCGATTTCGCCCGGGCCCTGCGCGGCGAGCGCATCGTGGGGGTGAGCCGCCGGGCCAAATACGCCATCCTGGAACTTTCCTCGGGCCGTAGCCTGGTGACCAGCTTGCGCATGACCGGCCGCCTGGTGGCCCAGGAATCCGGCGCTCCCAGCTACCGCGGCACTCACATCGTCCTGCGCTTCAGCGACCGGTCCCGGCTGGATTTTGCCGACCTGCGGACCTTCGGCCGGATGCGCCTGGTCGAACCCGGGGAGCCCTGGGACGAACGCCTTGGAACCGAGCCCCTTTCGCCCGGCTTTACACCGGAGGGCTTTATCGGTATGCTTGCGGGGCGGACAACGCCGATCAAGGCTCTGCTCCTCGATCAGCAGCGTATAGCAGGCATTGGAAATATCTATGCATGCGAAGCGCTGTGGGAGGCCGGGATTCGTCCCAGCCGCCCCGCGAAGGCGTTAACGAAAGCAGCGATTCGCCGATTGCACCACGCAATCGTGGACGTACTCTCTCGCGCAATCGATATGCGCGGAACGAGCGTCGACGATTATGTGGATGCGGACGGGCTCGAGGGCGGTTTCCAAAACGTGCTCTCGGTCTATGGAAAACTCGGTGAGCCATGCCCGCGCTGCGCGAGCCCGATCGTACGAACGGTGCTGGCACAACGGGGGACCTGGTGGTGTCGAAGCTGTCAGCGTTGA
- the coaE gene encoding dephospho-CoA kinase (Dephospho-CoA kinase (CoaE) performs the final step in coenzyme A biosynthesis.): MHVGLTGGIGSGKSTVARMFEELGAFVIDSDELARKAVEPGSPGLLEIAALWPNVVHEGDLDRAALARIVFNDAAARDRLNAIVHPIVRRLAAERTASARPGQLVVQMIPLLFETGSEGRFEKTIVVVAPEAARIERAMRRDGATQEQIRARIASQIPVDQARRRADYVIENDGDLAHLHRQVRAIYDALMGLG; this comes from the coding sequence ATGCACGTCGGCTTAACGGGTGGGATCGGCTCGGGGAAAAGCACCGTAGCGCGCATGTTTGAGGAGTTGGGCGCTTTCGTGATCGATAGCGACGAACTGGCGCGCAAGGCGGTGGAGCCCGGGAGCCCTGGGCTGCTCGAAATTGCCGCCCTTTGGCCGAACGTGGTGCACGAAGGTGACCTCGATCGGGCCGCGTTGGCGCGAATCGTCTTCAACGATGCGGCGGCGCGCGATCGGCTCAATGCGATCGTGCATCCGATCGTTCGCAGGCTCGCGGCGGAGCGAACCGCGAGCGCGCGGCCGGGGCAACTCGTCGTGCAGATGATCCCGCTGCTGTTCGAAACCGGCAGCGAGGGAAGGTTCGAGAAAACGATCGTCGTCGTTGCCCCCGAGGCCGCGCGCATCGAGCGCGCGATGCGCCGCGACGGGGCGACGCAGGAGCAGATACGCGCGCGCATCGCATCGCAAATACCGGTCGACCAGGCGCGGCGGCGGGCCGATTACGTTATCGAAAACGACGGCGATCTAGCGCATCTGCACCGGCAAGTTCGGGCTATATACGATGCCCTGATGGGCTTGGGCTAG
- a CDS encoding DUF192 domain-containing protein, with protein sequence MHSLLALIFAAVTATAAPMPSPQTLPKIVVAAPRATLALQVANTEQERETGLMGVTHLRAHTGMLFVFAQDAPVEFWMKNTLVPLDMVFLSANGTVRSVASNVPVVAATAPDSAIPRRGGTAKYVIELPAGEAERDAIIPGVHLPVESQTSLQ encoded by the coding sequence ATGCATAGCCTACTAGCGCTGATCTTTGCGGCCGTCACGGCGACGGCTGCGCCGATGCCCTCACCACAAACTTTGCCGAAAATCGTCGTCGCCGCGCCGCGGGCAACGCTCGCTCTGCAAGTCGCCAACACCGAGCAAGAGCGCGAGACCGGGCTCATGGGCGTCACGCATTTGCGCGCGCATACGGGGATGCTGTTCGTCTTCGCTCAGGATGCGCCGGTCGAGTTTTGGATGAAGAATACGCTCGTGCCGCTCGACATGGTGTTTCTCTCCGCCAACGGAACCGTGCGCAGCGTCGCGTCGAACGTGCCCGTCGTCGCCGCTACGGCGCCCGATTCCGCCATCCCGCGCCGCGGCGGCACGGCCAAATACGTTATCGAACTCCCCGCCGGAGAAGCCGAACGCGACGCGATTATTCCGGGCGTGCATCTCCCAGTGGAATCCCAGACTTCGCTGCAATAG